The proteins below are encoded in one region of Parvicella tangerina:
- a CDS encoding choice-of-anchor B family protein yields the protein MKQLLFITTFLFSTPFFSQLNMTELGYLDLVSIHNSDASDIWGYVDQSGNEYAIVGLNDGTSIVDVTDPANPVEVFYEPGMNSVWRDIKTWGDYAYVTTEAANGLLIIDLSTLPGNTNLTTNYYTGPSGNQWESAHNLYIDENGYCYIFGANRGEGGTIILDVHTDPMNPTEVGVEDTYYTHDGVVRGDTLYQAHIEDGFFTLTDISNKSNPIYLGQQTTPGVFAHNLWFSDDGDYVYTTDEISNGFIGEYDISDPSNIFELDRIQSSPGMNVIPHNAHFFNDYIITSYYRDGVVIHDVSNKGNMVEVANFDTSPQYSGDGFNGCWGVYPWLPSGNIITSDIENGLHVLGVTYQRGCYLEGTVTNASTTNPINGVEVIIIGETITNNTDAIGTYETGIATAGSYDIIYSHPSYYDDTIYGVTLSNGVITTQDAQLNPIVPLDVTIQVSDNFSVSLDGATVELFNDDFNFSGTTSSGEVTFTGVIPGNYNVLVGKWGYITYCSTLEVSGSSSSETINLSQGYYDDFSLDFGWTVSGAAPDGVWERADPNGTNSFGQEIAPEDDVTGDCGAMAYVTGNSATGSVGADDVDIADAVLTSPAMDLSDYTYPGLSFSYWWINSGGSGTPNDSLNIYLSDGNTTELVLTFTEANSNASWQGTSIFPLEFFSDLSNISIIYKTADWQANGGHLVEAGVDHFFVDEYASVDNRESSSISIYPNPSNGKFTVNTDGKIGTYQLLDLSGKLIEQGTLNNQQVISVENAGVYILATEIDGRTQMTKLIKQ from the coding sequence ATGAAGCAACTTTTATTTATTACTACTTTTTTATTCTCTACTCCCTTTTTTAGTCAACTGAACATGACCGAGCTGGGCTATCTTGACCTGGTTTCCATACACAATTCAGACGCTTCAGATATTTGGGGTTATGTGGATCAAAGTGGAAATGAATATGCCATCGTGGGATTAAATGATGGAACTTCTATCGTGGATGTGACCGATCCAGCAAATCCCGTTGAAGTATTTTACGAACCGGGTATGAACTCCGTGTGGAGAGATATAAAAACCTGGGGAGATTATGCTTATGTAACCACTGAAGCGGCAAATGGACTACTAATCATTGATCTCAGTACGCTCCCTGGAAATACCAATCTAACTACTAATTATTATACAGGGCCTTCAGGAAACCAATGGGAGTCTGCGCACAACCTTTACATTGACGAAAATGGCTATTGCTATATTTTTGGAGCAAACAGAGGAGAAGGAGGAACCATCATTCTGGATGTGCATACTGACCCAATGAACCCAACTGAAGTAGGAGTTGAAGACACTTACTATACCCACGATGGAGTAGTAAGAGGAGACACCTTATATCAAGCACATATTGAAGATGGTTTCTTCACATTAACCGACATTTCTAACAAATCAAACCCTATTTATCTGGGGCAACAAACTACTCCAGGGGTTTTCGCTCACAACCTTTGGTTTAGTGATGACGGTGATTATGTTTACACTACAGATGAGATCTCCAATGGTTTTATCGGTGAATATGACATCTCTGACCCCAGTAATATTTTTGAGCTGGACAGAATTCAGTCTTCTCCTGGGATGAATGTCATTCCTCATAACGCACATTTTTTTAATGATTACATCATCACTTCATATTATCGAGATGGCGTGGTTATTCATGACGTCTCCAACAAAGGTAATATGGTAGAAGTTGCCAATTTTGACACCTCTCCACAATATAGCGGAGATGGTTTCAATGGTTGTTGGGGAGTCTACCCCTGGTTACCATCGGGGAACATTATCACATCAGATATTGAAAATGGACTTCATGTACTTGGGGTTACCTATCAGAGAGGTTGTTATCTTGAAGGGACAGTTACAAATGCGTCCACCACAAACCCGATCAATGGAGTTGAAGTGATCATAATTGGTGAGACAATTACGAATAACACGGATGCAATAGGAACCTATGAAACTGGCATTGCTACAGCTGGATCTTATGACATCATTTATTCACACCCTTCTTATTATGATGATACTATCTATGGTGTTACCTTGTCTAATGGTGTTATTACCACTCAAGATGCCCAGTTAAACCCAATTGTTCCACTAGATGTTACTATTCAGGTAAGTGACAATTTTTCAGTTTCTCTTGACGGAGCAACAGTAGAGCTGTTCAATGACGATTTTAATTTCAGTGGCACCACCAGCTCTGGAGAAGTTACTTTTACTGGAGTAATCCCAGGAAACTACAATGTTTTGGTAGGTAAATGGGGATATATAACCTACTGTAGCACTTTAGAAGTTTCGGGATCTTCTTCTTCAGAAACGATTAACCTATCTCAAGGTTATTATGACGACTTTAGTCTCGACTTTGGGTGGACGGTATCTGGAGCTGCACCCGATGGCGTATGGGAAAGAGCAGATCCAAACGGAACCAATTCCTTTGGGCAAGAGATCGCTCCTGAAGATGATGTGACTGGTGATTGTGGTGCAATGGCCTACGTAACTGGAAACTCCGCTACTGGAAGTGTGGGTGCGGATGATGTGGATATAGCGGATGCGGTGTTGACCTCACCTGCAATGGATTTGAGTGACTACACCTACCCTGGCCTATCTTTTAGTTACTGGTGGATAAACTCTGGAGGTAGTGGAACTCCCAATGACAGCTTGAACATTTATCTCTCAGACGGGAACACTACGGAATTGGTGCTCACGTTTACGGAAGCAAATTCAAATGCATCGTGGCAGGGAACTTCCATCTTTCCTTTGGAATTCTTTTCAGACTTATCAAATATTTCAATTATTTACAAAACAGCCGACTGGCAAGCTAACGGTGGACATTTAGTTGAAGCAGGTGTTGATCATTTCTTTGTGGATGAATATGCTTCTGTCGATAACAGGGAGAGTTCAAGTATTTCAATTTATCCTAATCCAAGTAACGGAAAATTCACTGTAAACACCGATGGAAAAATTGGAACCTATCAGTTACTGGATCTTTCTGGAAAACTTATTGAGCAAGGCACATTAAATAATCAACAGGTAATTTCGGTAGAGAATGCTGGAGTCTATATCTTAGCAACCGAAATTGATGGTCGAACACAAATGACCAAGTTGATTAAGCAATAA
- a CDS encoding FAD:protein FMN transferase, translating into MTKNWLVLFAAITLWSCNSEVDRQESVADYYQIVGEAQGTTYAITFQGNQNPTKVKSSVDSLLAVYDLANSIYKPTSLITQLNNSSSASFAVASFPEHAYFKTCFEVAKDVYQLTNGAFNPAVYPLVNYWGFHKENFNHSPDSSEIKELLVLIDFSDESFNFKEGVVSRSNPEAKIDFNALAQGHSVDVVGDYLEHQGIENYMVEIGGELSCKGKNPNQQSWKIGIEKPTDDPTSDPNDFQMIATLTNKSLATSGNYRKFYEIDGQRYAHTIDPVSGYPARQNLLSVTVITDECVYADAFATAFMVMGMEKSITFIEQHPDLSIHAYFVYDENGQYLTKMTEGFEKFILQN; encoded by the coding sequence ATGACAAAAAATTGGCTAGTTCTCTTTGCAGCAATCACGTTATGGAGTTGCAACTCAGAAGTTGATCGGCAAGAATCAGTCGCTGACTACTACCAAATTGTTGGAGAGGCGCAAGGCACTACCTATGCGATCACTTTTCAAGGTAACCAAAACCCAACAAAAGTTAAATCGTCCGTAGATTCTTTATTAGCGGTCTATGATTTAGCGAACTCCATTTACAAACCTACCAGCTTAATTACGCAATTGAATAATAGTTCTTCAGCTTCGTTTGCAGTAGCTAGTTTTCCAGAGCATGCATACTTTAAAACTTGTTTTGAGGTAGCAAAAGACGTTTATCAACTAACGAATGGAGCCTTTAACCCTGCAGTCTATCCATTGGTAAATTACTGGGGGTTTCATAAGGAGAATTTCAACCATTCTCCAGACAGTTCAGAAATTAAAGAACTTCTGGTATTAATTGATTTTTCAGACGAGAGTTTCAACTTTAAGGAAGGGGTCGTTTCAAGAAGTAATCCAGAAGCTAAAATTGATTTTAACGCATTAGCTCAAGGTCATAGCGTTGATGTAGTTGGGGATTACCTGGAGCATCAGGGCATTGAAAACTATATGGTTGAAATTGGAGGAGAATTAAGCTGTAAGGGTAAAAATCCGAATCAACAATCGTGGAAAATTGGCATTGAAAAGCCGACAGATGATCCAACATCTGACCCTAATGATTTTCAAATGATCGCGACTTTAACGAATAAAAGTCTAGCTACATCAGGAAATTACCGAAAGTTCTATGAAATTGATGGACAACGTTATGCTCACACGATAGATCCAGTTTCAGGTTATCCAGCAAGGCAAAACCTATTAAGTGTCACCGTAATTACTGATGAATGCGTTTACGCAGATGCGTTTGCTACTGCCTTTATGGTGATGGGAATGGAGAAGTCTATAACATTTATTGAGCAACACCCAGACCTAAGTATTCATGCGTATTTCGTGTATGATGAGAACGGTCAATACCTGACCAAGATGACCGAAGGATTCGAGAAGTTTATTCTTCAAAATTAG
- a CDS encoding membrane or secreted protein has protein sequence MKLVLFSIALLGLAVLGIAIKIWAKKDGEFAGTCASQSPFLNKEGENCAVCGARPDEKCQSETPNFEE, from the coding sequence ATGAAGTTAGTATTATTCTCCATAGCACTTTTGGGACTAGCCGTCTTGGGGATAGCCATTAAGATTTGGGCGAAGAAAGATGGTGAGTTCGCTGGAACTTGTGCTTCCCAAAGTCCTTTTTTAAATAAAGAAGGAGAGAACTGTGCAGTTTGCGGAGCAAGACCTGACGAAAAATGTCAGTCTGAGACGCCTAATTTTGAAGAATAA
- the rimM gene encoding ribosome maturation factor RimM (Essential for efficient processing of 16S rRNA), with amino-acid sequence MTKEDCFELGVISKTFSFRGEVILYIDSDQPEHYYNMDMILLEINKKLVPFFIEESKVHKVNQLRVKFDNVADETDAKRLTKKKVFLPLAALPELEDDQFYYHEIIGFTLVDQDDNKVGEILEYIDNAVNPMLEVSYNGKEALIPYNDNSHIAINKKDRELKVEIPEGLLAIYE; translated from the coding sequence ATGACAAAAGAGGATTGTTTTGAATTGGGAGTAATTTCTAAAACCTTTAGCTTTAGAGGAGAGGTGATCTTGTATATTGATAGTGACCAACCAGAGCACTACTACAACATGGATATGATTTTGTTGGAGATCAATAAAAAGCTAGTTCCCTTTTTTATTGAAGAATCCAAGGTGCATAAGGTAAATCAACTCCGTGTTAAATTTGATAATGTTGCTGACGAGACGGATGCAAAGAGACTAACTAAAAAGAAAGTGTTTCTGCCGTTGGCTGCATTGCCAGAATTAGAAGATGACCAATTTTATTACCACGAAATCATTGGGTTTACTTTAGTAGATCAAGATGATAACAAAGTAGGAGAGATCCTGGAATATATCGATAATGCCGTAAATCCCATGTTGGAGGTGAGTTATAATGGTAAAGAGGCGTTAATTCCATACAACGATAATTCGCACATAGCCATTAATAAAAAAGATCGAGAGCTAAAAGTTGAAATTCCTGAAGGCTTATTAGCCATCTACGAATAA
- a CDS encoding diacylglycerol kinase family protein: protein MKNKKFSLRERVNSFKYAFNGLKILLLEEHNARIHSLAAIVAIALGFILKISHREWLWIMLAIALVFTTEMINTAIETICDEITTESRPGIKKAKDVAAGAVLVTAVFALLVALFVFVL, encoded by the coding sequence ATGAAGAATAAAAAGTTTAGTTTAAGAGAAAGGGTAAATAGTTTTAAGTATGCGTTCAATGGATTGAAAATACTGTTGCTAGAAGAACATAATGCTCGAATTCATTCATTGGCGGCCATAGTAGCTATTGCCCTTGGTTTTATTCTAAAAATATCTCACAGAGAGTGGCTATGGATCATGTTAGCAATTGCATTGGTTTTTACCACCGAAATGATCAACACAGCTATAGAAACGATTTGCGATGAGATAACTACAGAAAGTAGGCCAGGCATCAAAAAAGCTAAGGATGTGGCAGCTGGAGCGGTATTAGTGACGGCAGTATTTGCATTGCTCGTTGCATTGTTTGTATTTGTCCTTTAA
- a CDS encoding DUF1361 domain-containing protein, with translation MKSVTNIKRLSRREVIFLLGGLTALAFLMLIFRIRLEGNFRYTFLVWNLFLAYVPIGFTLIYEHMRKNRLSKSVLLASWLLFFPNAPYILTDYIHLRHYFTVLDFAIISTYAILGLAAGFYSLRILCRDTQLLRRRWSIPLLFFLTSIGVYLGRFIRWNSWDIADHPLQILKDVFDLFAHPVQHSWSLVFIGLFSLVLVVSYKMFNVLVNQIHEE, from the coding sequence ATGAAATCAGTTACGAATATTAAACGATTGTCGCGAAGAGAGGTTATCTTTTTGCTTGGTGGACTGACCGCACTAGCTTTTTTAATGTTGATCTTCCGAATTCGATTGGAAGGGAATTTTAGGTATACGTTTTTGGTCTGGAATTTATTTCTGGCCTACGTTCCGATAGGGTTTACACTCATTTATGAACACATGCGAAAAAATCGTCTTTCAAAGTCGGTATTGTTGGCGAGTTGGCTCTTGTTTTTCCCGAATGCGCCCTATATCCTCACCGATTACATTCATTTACGACACTATTTTACCGTACTTGATTTTGCAATCATATCCACTTATGCCATTCTTGGACTGGCTGCAGGATTTTACTCTTTGCGTATCCTGTGTAGAGATACACAATTGCTGAGAAGAAGATGGAGTATTCCTTTATTATTTTTCTTGACAAGTATAGGCGTCTATTTGGGAAGATTCATCCGTTGGAATAGCTGGGATATAGCAGATCATCCGTTGCAAATCTTGAAAGACGTTTTTGATTTATTTGCTCATCCTGTTCAGCATAGTTGGTCATTGGTTTTTATTGGATTGTTTTCCCTGGTTTTAGTCGTATCTTATAAGATGTTTAATGTTCTTGTAAATCAAATTCATGAAGAATAA
- a CDS encoding DUF4153 domain-containing protein — protein MKTTDKIILLSGLLFGVLFYEQAAGINFFIFSLVQVIGLYFTTPSERKTRNWWLVFAGANISAVGILLYGAQLGVWTNVISLFVLAGLSIEPRSSLVISIFHSLYTVVTGVVHIMTDFVSKTMEKSDWKEHSRLFKNVVIGAVSFGIAMIFVALYRNSNAAFKELTDQIDLSFISAEWIVFTVFGYYLVYLMYRPRKIKQVEEYDTVTSNQLNEEATGITAKWMSVQSENTWARTLLLMLNILLIVVLISELMYELGWVDLVDEVGHSANVHKGVNALIFSIVLAVAVILFFFQGRLNFVKENQWLRVLAVLWIFQNVALVLLTAWKNWMYVEEYFLTYKRIGVFIYLICCVIGLIYTYIKVTGAKSNWFLVRRVGWTIYATLLITPIVNWDQLIIEYNFSQAAGNPQNLDVEYLLDLPESNYPLIYERLADFRTYFPEEWDQRYIHLNEFYTEASSRDWRSFNFRTFNALTTKKQTYEISYEY, from the coding sequence ATGAAAACAACAGACAAGATCATTTTGCTTTCCGGACTTTTATTTGGAGTCTTATTCTATGAGCAAGCAGCAGGAATTAATTTCTTTATTTTTTCATTAGTTCAGGTAATCGGGCTTTACTTTACGACACCCTCAGAAAGAAAAACGAGAAATTGGTGGCTGGTTTTTGCAGGGGCAAATATTAGTGCGGTTGGCATATTACTTTACGGAGCTCAGCTGGGGGTGTGGACAAATGTCATCTCCTTATTTGTCCTTGCTGGATTGTCGATTGAACCAAGGTCGTCTCTGGTTATATCTATTTTTCACTCTTTGTACACAGTGGTCACAGGTGTTGTTCACATCATGACAGATTTCGTTTCAAAAACGATGGAGAAGTCAGATTGGAAAGAACACTCAAGGCTGTTCAAGAATGTGGTGATCGGGGCGGTAAGTTTTGGTATTGCGATGATCTTCGTTGCGCTTTATCGAAATTCTAATGCGGCCTTTAAAGAATTGACCGACCAAATTGATCTGTCTTTTATATCTGCCGAGTGGATTGTATTTACAGTATTTGGTTATTACCTTGTCTATTTGATGTATCGACCAAGGAAAATCAAGCAAGTCGAAGAATATGATACGGTAACCAGCAATCAGTTAAATGAGGAAGCTACGGGCATCACTGCAAAGTGGATGTCTGTGCAGAGTGAAAATACCTGGGCGAGAACGTTATTGCTCATGCTTAACATTCTCTTGATTGTAGTGCTTATTTCTGAATTGATGTATGAATTGGGCTGGGTTGACTTGGTTGATGAGGTAGGACACAGTGCTAATGTGCATAAAGGAGTGAATGCCTTAATATTCTCAATTGTTTTGGCAGTTGCAGTGATCTTGTTCTTTTTTCAGGGTCGATTGAATTTCGTAAAAGAAAACCAATGGTTAAGAGTTTTAGCGGTGCTTTGGATCTTTCAAAACGTTGCATTGGTCCTACTAACCGCATGGAAGAACTGGATGTACGTAGAAGAGTACTTCCTGACCTATAAACGAATTGGAGTATTTATTTACTTGATATGTTGTGTTATTGGATTAATTTATACGTATATCAAAGTGACTGGAGCAAAATCCAATTGGTTCCTTGTAAGAAGGGTGGGATGGACAATTTATGCCACGTTGCTGATCACACCAATTGTTAACTGGGATCAACTTATTATCGAGTACAATTTCAGTCAGGCGGCAGGTAATCCGCAAAACCTAGATGTAGAATATTTACTGGACTTACCTGAATCTAATTATCCGCTGATTTATGAACGACTAGCTGATTTTAGAACTTACTTTCCAGAGGAATGGGATCAACGATACATTCACCTTAATGAGTTTTATACGGAGGCTTCTTCTCGTGATTGGCGTTCGTTCAATTTCAGAACATTCAATGCATTAACGACTAAAAAACAGACGTATGAAATCAGTTACGAATATTAA
- a CDS encoding winged helix-turn-helix domain-containing protein produces MKGFNQLNKAFESRVRLGIMSVLLVNDWVNYKEMKDTLGLTDGNLASHVASLEKLNYIEVKKEFVGKKPQTSYSATKLGKAEFQKHIDGLERLLKGG; encoded by the coding sequence ATGAAAGGGTTTAATCAGTTAAATAAGGCGTTTGAGAGTAGGGTGCGACTGGGTATAATGTCGGTGCTGTTGGTTAACGACTGGGTAAACTATAAAGAAATGAAAGACACTCTGGGATTAACGGATGGTAATTTAGCCAGTCATGTTGCCTCACTGGAAAAACTGAATTACATTGAAGTAAAGAAAGAGTTTGTGGGAAAAAAGCCGCAAACAAGCTATTCGGCAACAAAGCTCGGAAAGGCGGAGTTCCAGAAGCATATTGATGGTTTGGAGAGACTGCTCAAAGGAGGGTAA
- a CDS encoding M1 family metallopeptidase: protein MKLFQLFVYILLISALVSCAENADDAENQDPKGEEVEKEIEVVKDNSNEMDEHTLSNYNEAKTTHLHLDIAVSFDEKKISGTAIHTIENLKGVEEIVFDTKALIISDVTIDGGQATTFEMGEYDELLGTPLKVAITPETKTVEIAYETTDKTEALDWLQPGQTAGKEKPFMYTQGQSIFTRSWIPVQGTPAIRITYSARVKVPTDLMAVMSASNPVQKNETGIYEFDMPQPIPCYLLALAVGDLAFAPIDNRTGVYTEPSMLEDCAYELADMGNMVTAAEKLYGKYLWDRYDVIVLPPSFPFGGMENPRLTFATPTIIAGDRSLVALIAHELAHSWSGNLVTNSTWNDFWLNEGFTVYFERRIMESLYGKDYTDMLALLGYQDLMRTIDEEEPAMQSLKLNLINKHPDDGMTDVAYEKGYFFLRLLEQTAGRDNFDAFLKTYFEEHKFQTITTEEFVDYLNKNLIKPHNLSVNVDEWVYGEGVPDNCPKVVSTRFNAVEASIEQFYKSGSVESIDASEWTTHEWLHFIRHLKEGTTPEQMAMLDDKFHLTQSGNSEIAAIWFEKSINFGYDAIDKELEAFLMKVGRRKFLMPLYTALAETPEGKEKALAIYKKARSNYHYVSFNSIDKVLGYQP, encoded by the coding sequence ATGAAGCTGTTTCAACTATTTGTATATATACTTTTGATTTCTGCACTTGTATCTTGTGCTGAAAATGCTGATGACGCTGAAAATCAGGATCCGAAAGGAGAGGAAGTAGAGAAAGAAATTGAAGTTGTAAAAGATAATTCAAACGAAATGGATGAACATACGCTAAGTAATTATAACGAGGCTAAAACCACTCACTTGCACCTGGATATTGCCGTGAGTTTCGATGAGAAAAAGATTTCAGGTACGGCTATTCATACCATTGAAAACCTGAAAGGTGTTGAAGAGATTGTTTTTGATACCAAAGCATTGATCATCTCCGATGTAACGATTGATGGTGGTCAGGCAACAACTTTTGAAATGGGGGAGTATGATGAATTACTGGGAACACCGCTAAAAGTGGCGATTACTCCAGAGACCAAAACCGTTGAAATCGCTTATGAAACTACGGATAAAACAGAAGCGCTCGATTGGTTGCAACCAGGACAAACGGCTGGAAAGGAAAAGCCGTTCATGTATACGCAAGGACAGTCTATTTTTACAAGAAGTTGGATCCCTGTTCAGGGAACACCAGCAATAAGAATCACTTATAGTGCCAGAGTTAAAGTTCCAACTGATTTAATGGCGGTGATGTCTGCTTCTAATCCTGTTCAGAAAAATGAAACAGGGATTTACGAGTTTGATATGCCTCAACCAATTCCTTGTTATCTGCTGGCTCTTGCTGTTGGAGATCTTGCTTTTGCACCTATTGATAACCGAACAGGGGTTTACACCGAACCATCCATGCTAGAAGATTGCGCTTATGAGTTGGCGGATATGGGTAATATGGTTACTGCCGCTGAAAAATTGTATGGTAAGTATTTGTGGGATCGGTATGATGTGATCGTATTGCCACCTAGTTTTCCTTTTGGTGGAATGGAAAACCCAAGGTTGACGTTTGCTACTCCTACTATTATTGCAGGAGATAGAAGCTTAGTAGCGTTGATTGCTCATGAATTAGCTCACTCCTGGAGTGGGAACCTTGTGACGAACTCTACCTGGAACGACTTTTGGTTAAATGAAGGGTTTACGGTTTATTTCGAAAGAAGGATCATGGAGTCACTTTACGGCAAGGATTATACGGATATGCTTGCACTTTTGGGGTATCAGGATTTGATGAGAACGATTGATGAAGAAGAACCGGCTATGCAAAGCCTCAAGCTGAATCTGATCAACAAACACCCTGATGATGGAATGACGGATGTGGCGTATGAGAAAGGATACTTTTTCTTACGTTTGTTAGAGCAAACTGCGGGTCGAGATAACTTTGATGCTTTCCTGAAAACTTATTTTGAAGAGCACAAGTTTCAAACCATTACGACTGAAGAGTTTGTGGATTACTTGAATAAAAACCTGATTAAACCTCATAATCTTTCTGTGAATGTGGATGAATGGGTGTACGGTGAAGGTGTGCCAGATAATTGTCCTAAAGTGGTCAGCACAAGATTTAACGCTGTTGAGGCGAGTATAGAACAATTCTACAAATCGGGATCAGTTGAAAGTATCGATGCGAGCGAATGGACCACACATGAATGGCTGCATTTTATCAGACATTTGAAAGAGGGCACAACTCCCGAGCAAATGGCGATGCTGGATGATAAGTTTCATTTAACGCAATCAGGTAATAGTGAGATTGCGGCTATCTGGTTTGAAAAAAGCATCAATTTTGGCTATGATGCAATCGATAAAGAATTGGAAGCTTTCTTAATGAAAGTAGGAAGACGTAAGTTCTTGATGCCGTTGTACACCGCACTGGCAGAAACTCCTGAAGGAAAAGAGAAAGCGCTCGCCATTTATAAGAAAGCGAGAAGTAATTATCATTACGTTTCCTTTAATTCCATCGATAAAGTGTTGGGATACCAACCTTAG
- a CDS encoding peptide MFS transporter: protein MSSIKTSYTEQLRVMGHPAGLFVLFFTEMWERFSYYGMRALLVLFLVSAAGIGGWEWSNAEALTLYGIYTGLVYVTPIFGGLIADKLTGYRMAIVIGAFLMTAGHASMAFETEFTFYLGLALLILGNGMFKPNISSIVGQLYNKDPEKKDAGYTIFYMGINAGAFLGILLCGYVGEKVGWSYGFGLAGVFMFIGMIMFYFAQNIFDQIGLKPTNNDQVEDAQILDHQEEATEHSKEDILDSATTKASPEKIKRDRLLVIGILAFFTIFFWMAFEQAGGSMTLFARNFTDRILTGSAATSFTVINTIITIVPLAVITYVLIMLFKATFKKFALSNVFLGLSFAIIWGIVGWMINKDFSTKAYEISFAQEVVNEETEEKEMKDITTVIRTDEKIAVDQSIFILDVDNEGTYRYLNEETASKVDSKIEASVVNIKESELEVPASWFGILNSLFIILFAPLFSKIWESKYNPSAPVKFGVGLILLGLGFGVLAFGSMAIPTGAETASVSMIFLILAYLLHTLGELAVSPVGLSYVSKLSPANLVGLMFGVWFGATALANYAAGWTGSYIDKISESVGLSGFFFIYTAIPVAAGLLVMALNKFLTKRMHGIR from the coding sequence ATGAGTTCAATTAAGACAAGCTATACGGAGCAGTTAAGAGTGATGGGACATCCAGCAGGGCTGTTCGTTTTGTTCTTTACGGAAATGTGGGAAAGATTCTCTTACTATGGTATGAGAGCGCTATTAGTTTTATTTTTAGTCAGTGCGGCTGGAATTGGTGGTTGGGAATGGTCGAATGCCGAAGCTTTAACGCTCTACGGCATCTATACTGGGCTCGTTTATGTTACGCCAATATTTGGGGGGCTAATCGCTGATAAGCTAACTGGATACCGAATGGCAATTGTTATCGGTGCATTCTTAATGACGGCTGGTCACGCTTCTATGGCGTTTGAAACAGAATTCACTTTTTATCTTGGTTTGGCTCTACTTATACTTGGTAACGGGATGTTTAAACCAAATATCAGTTCTATTGTTGGACAACTTTATAATAAAGACCCTGAAAAAAAGGATGCTGGTTATACCATTTTCTATATGGGGATTAATGCAGGTGCCTTCCTTGGAATTTTACTTTGCGGATATGTAGGAGAAAAAGTTGGTTGGAGTTATGGTTTTGGTCTGGCAGGCGTCTTCATGTTCATTGGAATGATCATGTTTTACTTTGCTCAAAACATTTTCGATCAAATAGGTTTAAAACCTACCAACAACGATCAAGTAGAAGATGCGCAAATCCTAGATCATCAAGAAGAAGCGACTGAGCATAGTAAAGAGGATATTCTGGATTCTGCTACTACCAAAGCTTCGCCTGAAAAGATCAAAAGAGATCGTCTCTTAGTTATTGGGATTTTGGCCTTTTTCACGATCTTTTTCTGGATGGCTTTTGAACAGGCTGGAGGATCGATGACTTTATTTGCCAGAAACTTTACGGATCGAATTTTAACGGGAAGTGCAGCTACCTCTTTTACTGTCATCAATACCATCATCACAATAGTTCCATTGGCTGTAATAACCTATGTATTGATAATGCTGTTCAAGGCTACTTTCAAGAAATTTGCACTTTCTAACGTTTTTCTTGGTCTAAGTTTCGCCATTATCTGGGGAATCGTTGGTTGGATGATCAACAAGGACTTTAGTACCAAAGCTTACGAAATTTCTTTCGCTCAGGAGGTCGTAAATGAGGAAACTGAAGAGAAGGAAATGAAAGATATTACAACTGTAATACGAACAGATGAAAAAATTGCTGTTGATCAGTCCATTTTTATTCTTGATGTTGATAACGAAGGCACTTACCGATACCTGAACGAAGAAACGGCAAGCAAGGTAGACTCAAAAATTGAAGCCTCTGTTGTAAACATTAAGGAGTCTGAATTGGAGGTTCCTGCTTCTTGGTTTGGGATCCTAAACTCTTTATTCATCATTTTATTTGCACCGCTTTTTTCTAAGATCTGGGAAAGTAAATACAATCCCTCTGCTCCAGTGAAGTTTGGAGTTGGACTGATTCTTCTTGGACTAGGATTTGGGGTTTTAGCTTTTGGTAGTATGGCAATTCCTACAGGGGCGGAAACAGCATCTGTAAGCATGATCTTCTTGATTCTGGCCTACCTGTTACATACATTGGGAGAGTTAGCCGTTTCCCCAGTAGGACTATCTTATGTAAGCAAGTTGTCTCCTGCGAACTTAGTAGGATTGATGTTTGGTGTATGGTTTGGTGCAACTGCACTTGCAAATTACGCTGCCGGCTGGACAGGAAGTTACATTGACAAGATCTCTGAGTCTGTAGGTCTTTCTGGATTCTTCTTCATTTATACAGCAATTCCAGTTGCCGCGGGATTATTGGTGATGGCACTTAATAAGTTCCTGACCAAAAGAATGCACGGTATCCGTTAA